A segment of the Kluyveromyces marxianus DMKU3-1042 DNA, complete genome, chromosome 5 genome:
atatatatatatatatagaaatgCGAACAACTTTTGAGTTTATAGGTAATGCATCTTATAGAATAAATTTCTCAATCAGAAGAGTTGTAATATTTAAGCCAAGTAAATAGAGAGTAACAATCCCActtcatcaacttctttcttatCTGAAATTACAAAATTTTTGACCCTAAAAACCTATCTACCGTTTTATTAGGGAGCTGCAAGTAGTAATAAACCTCTCAGCTTTTACACATTGCACCTCTCATAACAAATCGAATACCTTAGGACAATAAACAACCGAGAATACCAATAAATAAAGTTCTTGACTGGTCAGGGTTTTTCAATCTACgcttttttatttgatttgaagattttaTTACGAACTTCTTCGTATTCGTATCAAGATGAAATTTGGTAAAACCTTTCCAAATCATCAGGTTCCCGAATGGTCTCATGAATATGTGAATTATAAAGCTCTCAAGAAGCTAATCAAAGAAATCGTAAATGTCCAAGATCGATTGTACAAGGAAGAACATGACATTAATGGAAAGGACGGTTTGAGATCCTCCTCATCGCCACCTATGAAGCCCATGGATGCGTTCACAAGAACCAATGATTACCTAAATCATCCAGAGGTGAAGAATTTGTTAGCaaagtttttctttgctttaGAATCTGATATCCAGAAAGTTGATTCTTTCTATAATCAACAATTTCTGGAATATGACCGGAGGTTAAGGAAATTGTTAACTTCTGCCCAATTCACCGATTTCAATCAAATGCTAAAGTATGATCTACAGAAGGGCATAAACAACAATGGAATACCTACAAGCTCGAATGGAAATCTGTACCATCCACGCCCAACTTCTTACAACCAGCACCAATCGTTAACACAGTATGGATCATCTCTACACCAGATGAGTAGTAATACAGTAGATAACCAGATTCTGTCCCCAAGTAAAGCCGCAGATGCTGCAGAAGATTGGGCTGAGGTTTTAGCAATATTGATAGAGCTCAGGTCCCATTTCAGAAACTTGAAATGGTATGGTGAGCTAAACAAGCGTGCATTCACTAAAATCCTAAAGAAACTCGATAAAAAGGTGGGAACctcacaacaacaaacaattACACAATCCAGAATAGCACCACTTGAATTTTCTAATGATACAGAAATCAATAGAGATTTGCAAGTTATAAATGATCTGTTGAATAAAGTATTCCCAAAAGTTAAGTCACTACAAAAGGAGGTAAGCAATGCTCCCATCGGTCCTGCTGATGGTTCTGGTTTTGAAAACTCACCAGTTGACATCTTCTCTCAATTGATTGCCAAAGATGACGGCGAGAGTCTAATGAACGAACTGATATCGATCTACAGATCAGCAGTTTTGATTCCCACAAGGACTCTTGTAGGGCTTTTAAATAAGTCTGCGCTTTCACAGTCTTTCAAATGTATCGATGAAATTATAGCAATTATTCCAACTTTAGGTGATCCGACTGACATATCAGGGAGAAActtctttcatcatcacGTAATTGCCTTAGGAAAGTCCCATAAATTGATTAGAGAAAATAACGAGAAAATTGATAAGGATGATTTGAATGGTACTTCAAACAGTCTAAATTCTTTAATGACTCAAACTCTTGACATTGAAGCTGCCCTCCCACCGGAACCAAATGATCGTTTAGTAGGGGCATATGGACCAGATGGAATAAACTCGAATGATTCACCTTCATCTTTGAAGCATATTTTAAATAAACTACCTGTCCACTTAAGACCTGCTTTGCTACAAAAAGACAACTACAAAAGAACCCCACTTCATTATTCCGCTCAGTACGGACTTGTGGAAGTTTCCAAAATTCTTATCGAAGCGTTGATTGAATGGGGCGCTTGGAATCCGAATACTCcaattgatgatattgCGACCTGGGGTGATTCCGAAGGCCTTACCCCGATTCACCTTGCCGTTATTGGTACTCACCCATTAACGGTCAAAGTGCTTACCAAAAACCTCGGCCCAAATACGGTCCTAAAAACACCTAGACTTCTACACCTTGCAACAAGATTGAATTCTCCTGCATTAATTGATGCGTTACTAAGTGTACCAGGCTTTGATATCAATTATCGTGACCCTGATCACCTAGAAACAGCTCTATACTTAGCTTGCAAATTGAATTTAAAGGAAGCTACTGAACACTTATTGAAACGTGGAGCGGACATGGAGATAGGAGAAAAGCTTTTTGGTTGGACACCTATTTTTGTCACAGCAACTGAAGGGTTTACAGACCTTGTTAAAATTTTAAAGGAACATGGCGCAAAGTATGATATTTTAGATGAGAGCGGTTGGTCTCCAATGGAACACGCAGCTTTACGTGGTCATTTGGAGATTGCAGACTTATTAACCATTGAAGGGAATGATGCGATCACTCATCCAAAGTTTGTTACAGATTGGAACGTAGATTCTGAAGTCAATGCTCCAGCGGAAAAATCAGAAACTTCTTCAGGCTCAGATTTTTACAAACAGAAAACGACTGGGTCATCGATAGATATATTATCTGAAGGCAAGCCTAACACTCATCCAAGAAAACTCTTAACCCATTCATTGAACGGCAACAAAGGAAATAATTCTAAGGAGTTTTCCATTCAAAATCCAGAGACAGTGAAGAAGTTCGGGCATAGTTACCTAAAACGTGACGAATCCATAATATTGATCACCCTTGGTAGCAATGATACTAGgtcaaaaaagaaggcagTAAGCTTAAATAAAGTACCTGTTAGTAAAGTATCATCTACGGAATTGGATACTGCTCTATCATTGGTAATAAGCTGTCCTGACTCAATATCAGACGAAACCTTCGTATTAGACTTACCTTTGGATTCAAATTCCGACTCTATCAGCTTCAAAGTCCCATATAAACCGGATTCATCCCATAGAATATTTTTCGATATTGTCCCAACTTATGGATATACTACTGGTAGCAGATCAGTCTCTCCAAATGGCACCCCATTCCACAACAGTTCAGtatcttcaacaagagAACATTATAATCATAACGAAAGTTCGAGATTTGATCGTAGTCGTAATATCAGCCCGGCCTCAATGTTGCATGCGAACCCTAACTCCTCACATAGTAACTCTCCACTCTCTTCACAACCAAGTCGCACTATTTTAGGAAGAGCAGTGGCATTACTAGATTCTGCTTTAACTTCTGTTGGAAGTAAAATGAGTTCACTCTACGATACAGTGACTGTTCCTATTCTTGCAGTTGAAAACCTTGATGTGTTAGGAACAATCAATTTCGAATTTATGAAGGTGAACCCTTTCGACAATCCACATATTGGGCTAGCtagaagtgaaaaataCTGGAAATCGCTAGTATCTACTCGTGTTATAGGTCATCGTGGTCTTGGCAAGAATTTCAATACGAAAAAATCCCTCCAACTAGGTGAAAACACGGTTGAATCTTttattgctgctgcttcgTTGGGTGCTTCTTATGTCGAATTCGATGTTCAGCTAACCAAGGATCACATTCCAGTGGTTTACCATGACTTCCTTGTTGCCGAATCAGGTGTTGATATTCCAATGCACTCTCTAACATTAGAGCAATTTATGGATTTGAATAACGCTGATAAACACCATATTAATTTGCCATCGGGAAAAGGTAGAAGACGCTCTCTTGATGACACAGATGCTGCTATTTTAAGACGCGCAAGGTTATTACAACAAAGCCGTATCTCGTCTAatacagaaaaaaatgctTCAAAAGAAACCGAAGAAGACTCCGGAAATGATGTTTGCAGTAACAGCAATGTTAGTATCGGCTCTGAAGAGAgtatcaaagaagaagataatgaTGACAGAATTGCGACTATATTTGAAGACAGGATGAGACTAACAAAGACTTATAAGAAAAATGCATTTAAAGGTAACTTTAGGGGTCATTCCATTGCTTCGAATTTTGTAACTTTAAAGGaattattcaaaaagattCCTCCAGGAGTTGGATTCAATATAGAATGCAAGTATCCCATGTTAGACGaagcagaaacagaagataTGGGAACTGTCGTTGTTGAATTGAACCATTGGGTGGATACTGTTTTAAAGGTCGTTTTTGATAATGCTAACGGAAGAGAtatcattttttcttccttcaatCCTAACATGTGCGTGATGCTTTCTCTCAAGCAACCAAGTATCCcgattttatttttaactGAAGCAGGCACCAACCAAATGGCAGATATTAGAGCGACATCATTGCAAAATGCAATCCGATTCGCAAAGAAATGGAACCTATTAGGGATCGTTTCTGCTGCTCAACCAATAGTGAAAGCTCCCAGATTAGCGCAAGTTGTGAAATCTAGTGGATTGGTTTGTGTCACATATGGTGTAGAAAACAATGATCCAGAAAATGCGAGAATTGAAATGGATGCTGGTGTAGACGCTGTTATTGTCGACAGCGTTCTAGCCGTCCGTAAAGGACTCACCAAAGCCAATAGTGAAAAAGCTTAGAAAAGTTTTAAAAAAATGACTACTTGAATATTTGTAGGATTGTACAGTTGTGCTCCAATAAGAAAGGTTAGATActtatatttattttgcTACCTCAAATTTATTATTCTTAAGTTTAGCGATTGTGTTTCCAGATTTCAATAAAGAGATGCGTTCTGGAGTATCCCTTTTATAAgaactctttttcttcatacCTTAATATCAGTAAGGAGGAGTAAAaaaggacaaaaaaaataaaaggtTCAATAGAGAACAAGTAGGTTCCTATTATCCCACAAACCAGTTGTGCGATAAACCACATATACAAACGAAATTgatttttcatcatcagaatAACACGTATATGGAAAGCCCACTAAAAATATTCGGAAAAGACAGGAACTGACTTATATCATGGTGACAGAAATTCTTCTTGCAGAATGAGCACCAGCAGGTGGTAGATCATTAGAATTCTCAACAATGAATTGGTTTTTCGTAACAGCATCATGGACCTGGCCAGAAGATCCTAAAGCATAACCGTGATCACCTCCCTTCTTGTTATCTTCAGCTGCTAACTCGTCAAGTTGGTGCAAGCAGTCAACATCCTGGAAAATAGATGCCGCGTTGACCTTCATCTCGGCTGATTTAGTGAATAACTGCaatgttttggttttggcaTCATCATTAATGTGATGGTACTCATCGGGAAATGCTACTATATCGCCTTCTACGCCCTTTTCtctcaaatatttttgCAAAGTAGCATTGTTCAAATGAACAGGAACATTCGATACAATTAAGCTGTGAGACATGTTTTaaaagtgaagaaagtTAGAAACAATATGCCAAAACCAACACTACAATCAAAGTCCAAAAGGCGAGGTACGGTTTGTTATTTCCGTTTGCTAAAGATGTgcaatgaaaagaaaataactATACTAGAAGGTTAAGTGATTGTATTACAATTAACCCAAGATGCAAAAAGTGACACTAAAAAAATTCACCCAactacatatatatatatatagattaGGATAGAATATGTCACTGGAGCTCATTCAGGTTTATATAATCTTTAGCAACAAATTAATAggatcaaaaaaaaaaaaatattaaaaaggAGATTTAACTACGTCAGTCGATGGGCAATTGCGTTTAGGAGGTATGATTTTTCACAGTGCTAGAATAGGACACAATATGGCATAATTGGGTGTAGTGTGCCTGTTCTTCCGAAAAATGAAACCCACTCCCCGGCTTCAAAATTCAAATTTAGCTACACCTAGAATGCTTTGCAGGACAGCTAGGtacatttgaagaaaaaagtcTGGGGTCAAAACTCCTTAATTCAGTAAGCAAGGCACTACTACTAAATAGTTTACTAGGGCTACCCTAAGCCCGAAGAGAAGGAGGTATGGATAGTACATCAAGATATAAAACATACGTTAAGAAAAATATGGTGATAAGGCAAGTTCACAATCTTTAAAAGGCCAATACCTAATAATAGCTTAAAAGCCCGAAATTCGGGTTCCGttctccttttctttaaactgaaaagaatgaagGGGAAGAAGGTACACCCCACGCTAAGCAGTTTTGTGGAGAGCACTTTTGCTGTTTTGTGGTTTTCAATACGACTCGGTCTAATTCTTCCACTGTAGAGAATGTATCAAATCGCCCGAATGAGATTATAATTTGCTACGTAGTTTAAGTgggacaaaaaaaactccACTCAATATAGCATGCTTCGGAGTTCTTGTTGAAGGCGAAAAATGTCCTTTTTCCTACCTTCTGATAATTTCGTCCTATCAAATCCTTagtgaaaagaaaacatatATGATTATGCCCGAGGTAGTCACGTGTGACGAAAGTAAAGTCAGAGGTTCCCATTCACAGTATATGCATATATTGTCCCGACCACTTTAACCATCAGTGGTTTTAATCAATTGTTCAGTGGCTCGtataatttaatttttcttATCCTTATGTTTTAAGTTTTGGTTCTATGTAGT
Coding sequences within it:
- the GDE1 gene encoding glycerophosphocholine phosphodiesterase, coding for MKFGKTFPNHQVPEWSHEYVNYKALKKLIKEIVNVQDRLYKEEHDINGKDGLRSSSSPPMKPMDAFTRTNDYLNHPEVKNLLAKFFFALESDIQKVDSFYNQQFLEYDRRLRKLLTSAQFTDFNQMLKYDLQKGINNNGIPTSSNGNLYHPRPTSYNQHQSLTQYGSSLHQMSSNTVDNQILSPSKAADAAEDWAEVLAILIELRSHFRNLKWYGELNKRAFTKILKKLDKKVGTSQQQTITQSRIAPLEFSNDTEINRDLQVINDLLNKVFPKVKSLQKEVSNAPIGPADGSGFENSPVDIFSQLIAKDDGESLMNELISIYRSAVLIPTRTLVGLLNKSALSQSFKCIDEIIAIIPTLGDPTDISGRNFFHHHVIALGKSHKLIRENNEKIDKDDLNGTSNSLNSLMTQTLDIEAALPPEPNDRLVGAYGPDGINSNDSPSSLKHILNKLPVHLRPALLQKDNYKRTPLHYSAQYGLVEVSKILIEALIEWGAWNPNTPIDDIATWGDSEGLTPIHLAVIGTHPLTVKVLTKNLGPNTVLKTPRLLHLATRLNSPALIDALLSVPGFDINYRDPDHLETALYLACKLNLKEATEHLLKRGADMEIGEKLFGWTPIFVTATEGFTDLVKILKEHGAKYDILDESGWSPMEHAALRGHLEIADLLTIEGNDAITHPKFVTDWNVDSEVNAPAEKSETSSGSDFYKQKTTGSSIDILSEGKPNTHPRKLLTHSLNGNKGNNSKEFSIQNPETVKKFGHSYLKRDESIILITLGSNDTRSKKKAVSLNKVPVSKVSSTELDTALSLVISCPDSISDETFVLDLPLDSNSDSISFKVPYKPDSSHRIFFDIVPTYGYTTGSRSVSPNGTPFHNSSVSSTREHYNHNESSRFDRSRNISPASMLHANPNSSHSNSPLSSQPSRTILGRAVALLDSALTSVGSKMSSLYDTVTVPILAVENLDVLGTINFEFMKVNPFDNPHIGLARSEKYWKSLVSTRVIGHRGLGKNFNTKKSLQLGENTVESFIAAASLGASYVEFDVQLTKDHIPVVYHDFLVAESGVDIPMHSLTLEQFMDLNNADKHHINLPSGKGRRRSLDDTDAAILRRARLLQQSRISSNTEKNASKETEEDSGNDVCSNSNVSIGSEESIKEEDNDDRIATIFEDRMRLTKTYKKNAFKGNFRGHSIASNFVTLKELFKKIPPGVGFNIECKYPMLDEAETEDMGTVVVELNHWVDTVLKVVFDNANGRDIIFSSFNPNMCVMLSLKQPSIPILFLTEAGTNQMADIRATSLQNAIRFAKKWNLLGIVSAAQPIVKAPRLAQVVKSSGLVCVTYGVENNDPENARIEMDAGVDAVIVDSVLAVRKGLTKANSEKA